From the Lathyrus oleraceus cultivar Zhongwan6 chromosome 4, CAAS_Psat_ZW6_1.0, whole genome shotgun sequence genome, one window contains:
- the LOC127074077 gene encoding protein IQ-DOMAIN 22 isoform X2 — MGKASRWFRGFLGLKKPEYGSTDQKPPKEKRRWSFVKSYREEEEQQQNHNSHVTFSTEHVHNNNKQAIAVAAATAAAAEAAVAAAKAAADVVRFNSSNGIGRIREQWAAVKIQAAFRGSLARKALRALKGLVKLQALVRGHIERKRTAEWLKRMQSLIRAQARFNASRALQTSHSNGGPATPEKSESPVRSRSMKSEHSSILKRNGSKSCLSFSSNISENQIDEQSWNRVKSLIRSYSRSDEKNERIVEIDSGKQHIISKRRNLFHSISDTDHYYYSQNLTPTKESKSHQSSQSQSCEVQSYYNPLKLSEVEENSPQFLSSATSKEDGYKRSPFTPTKSDGSRSSLRGYSDYPSYMAYTESSKAKVRSMSAPKQRPQHEKSGSSNRYSLNGHDIARLAAQRNSALQASFASKGYPGSGRLDKLGMPVGYR, encoded by the exons ATGGGAAAGGCATCACGGTGGTTTCGCGGTTTTCTCGGTCTAAAAAAACCGGAATACGGTTCAACCGATCAGAAACCACCGAAAGAAAAACGTCGATGGAGTTTCGTTAAATCATACAGAGAAGAAGAAGAACAACAACAGAATCACAACAGCCACGTCACGTTCTCAACAGAACacgtccacaacaacaacaaacagGCCATCGCAGTCGCTGCTGCCACCGCGGCCGCTGCGGAGGCTGCCGTAGCCGCTGCTAAAGCAGCTGCCGACGTTGTGAGATTCAATAGCAGCAACGGCATCGGCAGGATACGCGAACAATGGGCGGCCGTTAAGATCCAAGCCGCGTTTCGCGGAAGTTTG GCGAGGAAGGCGCTGCGGGCATTAAAAGGGCTGGTGAAGCTCCAGGCTCTTGTGAGAGGTCACATTGAGAGGAAAAGGACAGCAGAGTGGCTCAAACGGATGCAATCACTTATACGAGCACAGGCACGGTTTAATGCATCACGCGCCCTTCAAACATCACATTCTAAT GGGGGTCCAGCAACACCAGAGAAATCAGAAAGCCCTGTTAGATCTAGGAGTATGAAATCCGAGCATTCTTCAATACTCAAG AGAAACGGTTCCAAATCATGTCTCTCGTTCAGCAGCAATATATCAGAGAATCAGATAGATGAACAATCATGGAATAGAGTAAAATCACTGATAAGGTCATATAGCAGGAGCGACGAAAAAAACGAAAGGATTGTGGAAATTGATTCGGGAAAACAGCACATAATCTCAAAACGTAGAAACCTCTTTCATTCCATAAGTGATACTGATCATTATTATTATAGTCAAAATTTAACCCCTACAAAGGAATCAAAATCTCATCAATCTAGTCAAAGTCAATCATGTGAGGTTCAATCTTATTACAACCCACTTAAACTCAGCGAAGTTGAAGAGAATAGTCCTCAATTTTTATCATCTGCAACTTCAAAAGAGGATGGATACAAAAGAAGCCCTTTTACTCCTACAAAGAGTGATGGATCAAGAAGCTCCCTTAGAGGCTATTCTGATTACCCAAGTTACATGGCTTATACAGAGTCATCAAAGGCCAAAGTTAGATCTATGAGTGCACCAAAACAAAGGCCTCAACATGAGAAATCTGGTTCATCTAATAGGTACTCACTCAATGGACATGACATTGCAAGATTGGCTGCACAGAGAAATTCTGCACTGCAAGCAAGTTTTGCAAGTAAAGGGTATCCAGGTTCTGGTCGTTTGGATAAGCTTGGAATGCCTGTGGGGTATAGATAA
- the LOC127074077 gene encoding protein IQ-DOMAIN 22 isoform X3 — MGKASRWFRGFLGLKKPEYGSTDQKPPKEKRRWSFVKSYREEEEQQQNHNSHVTFSTEHVHNNNKQAIAVAAATAAAAEAAVAAAKAAADVVRFNSSNGIGRIREQWAAVKIQAAFRGSLARKALRALKGLVKLQALVRGHIERKRTAEWLKRMQSLIRAQGGPATPEKSESPVRSRSMKSEHSSILKRNGSKSCLSFSSNISENQIDEQSWNRVKSLIRSYSRSDEKNERIVEIDSGKQHIISKRRNLFHSISDTDHYYYSQNLTPTKESKSHQSSQSQSCEVQSYYNPLKLSEVEENSPQFLSSATSKEDGYKRSPFTPTKSDGSRSSLRGYSDYPSYMAYTESSKAKVRSMSAPKQRPQHEKSGSSNRYSLNGHDIARLAAQRNSALQASFASKGYPGSGRLDKLGMPVGYR, encoded by the exons ATGGGAAAGGCATCACGGTGGTTTCGCGGTTTTCTCGGTCTAAAAAAACCGGAATACGGTTCAACCGATCAGAAACCACCGAAAGAAAAACGTCGATGGAGTTTCGTTAAATCATACAGAGAAGAAGAAGAACAACAACAGAATCACAACAGCCACGTCACGTTCTCAACAGAACacgtccacaacaacaacaaacagGCCATCGCAGTCGCTGCTGCCACCGCGGCCGCTGCGGAGGCTGCCGTAGCCGCTGCTAAAGCAGCTGCCGACGTTGTGAGATTCAATAGCAGCAACGGCATCGGCAGGATACGCGAACAATGGGCGGCCGTTAAGATCCAAGCCGCGTTTCGCGGAAGTTTG GCGAGGAAGGCGCTGCGGGCATTAAAAGGGCTGGTGAAGCTCCAGGCTCTTGTGAGAGGTCACATTGAGAGGAAAAGGACAGCAGAGTGGCTCAAACGGATGCAATCACTTATACGAGCACAG GGGGGTCCAGCAACACCAGAGAAATCAGAAAGCCCTGTTAGATCTAGGAGTATGAAATCCGAGCATTCTTCAATACTCAAG AGAAACGGTTCCAAATCATGTCTCTCGTTCAGCAGCAATATATCAGAGAATCAGATAGATGAACAATCATGGAATAGAGTAAAATCACTGATAAGGTCATATAGCAGGAGCGACGAAAAAAACGAAAGGATTGTGGAAATTGATTCGGGAAAACAGCACATAATCTCAAAACGTAGAAACCTCTTTCATTCCATAAGTGATACTGATCATTATTATTATAGTCAAAATTTAACCCCTACAAAGGAATCAAAATCTCATCAATCTAGTCAAAGTCAATCATGTGAGGTTCAATCTTATTACAACCCACTTAAACTCAGCGAAGTTGAAGAGAATAGTCCTCAATTTTTATCATCTGCAACTTCAAAAGAGGATGGATACAAAAGAAGCCCTTTTACTCCTACAAAGAGTGATGGATCAAGAAGCTCCCTTAGAGGCTATTCTGATTACCCAAGTTACATGGCTTATACAGAGTCATCAAAGGCCAAAGTTAGATCTATGAGTGCACCAAAACAAAGGCCTCAACATGAGAAATCTGGTTCATCTAATAGGTACTCACTCAATGGACATGACATTGCAAGATTGGCTGCACAGAGAAATTCTGCACTGCAAGCAAGTTTTGCAAGTAAAGGGTATCCAGGTTCTGGTCGTTTGGATAAGCTTGGAATGCCTGTGGGGTATAGATAA
- the LOC127074077 gene encoding protein IQ-DOMAIN 22 isoform X1 translates to MGKASRWFRGFLGLKKPEYGSTDQKPPKEKRRWSFVKSYREEEEQQQNHNSHVTFSTEHVHNNNKQAIAVAAATAAAAEAAVAAAKAAADVVRFNSSNGIGRIREQWAAVKIQAAFRGSLARKALRALKGLVKLQALVRGHIERKRTAEWLKRMQSLIRAQARFNASRALQTSHSNVKSSTLYLHGGPATPEKSESPVRSRSMKSEHSSILKRNGSKSCLSFSSNISENQIDEQSWNRVKSLIRSYSRSDEKNERIVEIDSGKQHIISKRRNLFHSISDTDHYYYSQNLTPTKESKSHQSSQSQSCEVQSYYNPLKLSEVEENSPQFLSSATSKEDGYKRSPFTPTKSDGSRSSLRGYSDYPSYMAYTESSKAKVRSMSAPKQRPQHEKSGSSNRYSLNGHDIARLAAQRNSALQASFASKGYPGSGRLDKLGMPVGYR, encoded by the exons ATGGGAAAGGCATCACGGTGGTTTCGCGGTTTTCTCGGTCTAAAAAAACCGGAATACGGTTCAACCGATCAGAAACCACCGAAAGAAAAACGTCGATGGAGTTTCGTTAAATCATACAGAGAAGAAGAAGAACAACAACAGAATCACAACAGCCACGTCACGTTCTCAACAGAACacgtccacaacaacaacaaacagGCCATCGCAGTCGCTGCTGCCACCGCGGCCGCTGCGGAGGCTGCCGTAGCCGCTGCTAAAGCAGCTGCCGACGTTGTGAGATTCAATAGCAGCAACGGCATCGGCAGGATACGCGAACAATGGGCGGCCGTTAAGATCCAAGCCGCGTTTCGCGGAAGTTTG GCGAGGAAGGCGCTGCGGGCATTAAAAGGGCTGGTGAAGCTCCAGGCTCTTGTGAGAGGTCACATTGAGAGGAAAAGGACAGCAGAGTGGCTCAAACGGATGCAATCACTTATACGAGCACAGGCACGGTTTAATGCATCACGCGCCCTTCAAACATCACATTCTAATGTAAAATCATCTACACTCTATCTCCAT GGGGGTCCAGCAACACCAGAGAAATCAGAAAGCCCTGTTAGATCTAGGAGTATGAAATCCGAGCATTCTTCAATACTCAAG AGAAACGGTTCCAAATCATGTCTCTCGTTCAGCAGCAATATATCAGAGAATCAGATAGATGAACAATCATGGAATAGAGTAAAATCACTGATAAGGTCATATAGCAGGAGCGACGAAAAAAACGAAAGGATTGTGGAAATTGATTCGGGAAAACAGCACATAATCTCAAAACGTAGAAACCTCTTTCATTCCATAAGTGATACTGATCATTATTATTATAGTCAAAATTTAACCCCTACAAAGGAATCAAAATCTCATCAATCTAGTCAAAGTCAATCATGTGAGGTTCAATCTTATTACAACCCACTTAAACTCAGCGAAGTTGAAGAGAATAGTCCTCAATTTTTATCATCTGCAACTTCAAAAGAGGATGGATACAAAAGAAGCCCTTTTACTCCTACAAAGAGTGATGGATCAAGAAGCTCCCTTAGAGGCTATTCTGATTACCCAAGTTACATGGCTTATACAGAGTCATCAAAGGCCAAAGTTAGATCTATGAGTGCACCAAAACAAAGGCCTCAACATGAGAAATCTGGTTCATCTAATAGGTACTCACTCAATGGACATGACATTGCAAGATTGGCTGCACAGAGAAATTCTGCACTGCAAGCAAGTTTTGCAAGTAAAGGGTATCCAGGTTCTGGTCGTTTGGATAAGCTTGGAATGCCTGTGGGGTATAGATAA